In Humulus lupulus chromosome 6, drHumLupu1.1, whole genome shotgun sequence, a single genomic region encodes these proteins:
- the LOC133781983 gene encoding uncharacterized protein LOC133781983 encodes MGWKGVLGFDYGIVQAPLGPDISGPELVAAVANAGGLGFLRAPDWEDPDYLRELIRKTRTLTDKPFGVGVVLAFPHEENIKAILEEKVAVLQVYWGECSEELVLKAHRAGVKIVPQIGRLEEANKVINLGVDAIIVQGREAGGHVIGQDALFPLLPRVVDLVGDKEIPVIAAGGIVDARGYVAALALGALGVCLGTRFLATEESNAHPIYKKKLIEFDRTEYTDIFGRARWPNAPQRVLETPFFNEWKSILPRENEANQPVIGRSIIHGKEREIRRLAGTVPNLTATGDIESMAMYAGQGVGLIKEILPAGEVVKRIVEDAKVLIKHNFSEI; translated from the exons ATGGGTTGGAAAGGAGTTCTGGGTTTTGATTATGGAATAGTTCAAGCACCATTGGGACCTGATATTTCTGGTCCTGAGCTAGTTGCTGCTGTTGCTAATGCTGGTGGACTTGGTTTCCTTAGAGCTCCTGACTGG GAAGACCCAGATTACTTGAGGGAACTAATAAGAAAGACTCGAACTTTAACTGACAAACCATTTGGAGTTGGTGTTGTTCTGGCTTTTCCTCACGAAGAGAATATTAAAGCAATTTTGGAGGAAAAAGTAGCAGTTTTGCAGGTTTACTGGGGTGAATGTTCAGAGGAACTTGTACTTAAAGCACACAGGGCAGGGGTGAAGATTGTTCCTCAA ATTGGGAGGCTTGAGGAAGCAAACAAAGTAATAAATTTGGGTGTGGATGCAATTATTGTTCAAGGACGTGAAGCTGGTGGACATGTCATCGGTCAG GATGCTCTTTTCCCATTGTTGCCAAGGGTAGTTGATCTTGTCGGAGACAAAGAGATCCCTGTTATTGCTGCTGGAGGCATTGTCGATGCTCGCGGTTATGTTGCTGCTTTGGCCCTTGGAGCTCTGGGCGTCTGTTTAGGCACAAG atttcttGCAACTGAAGAAAGTAATGCTCATCCCATTTACAAGAAGAAGTTGATCGAATTCGATAGGACTGAGTATACTGATATATTTGGGAGGGCAAGGTGGCCTAATGCTCCGCAACGTGTTCTTGAAACACCTTTCTTCAATGAATGGAAATCTATTCTTCCTCGTGAAAATGAAGCAAACCAACCTGTTATAGGTAGATCAATAATACATGGCAAG GAGAGAGAGATTCGCCGACTTGCAGGTACTGTTCCAAATTTGACAGCAACTGGTGACATAGAAAGCATGGCCATGTATGCTGGCCAAGGTGTAGGTCTTATTAAGGAGATTTTACCAGCTGGTGAAGTTGTTAAGAGAATAGTTGAAGATGCCAAGGTTTTGATCAAGCACAATTTCAGTGAGATATAA